In Synechococcus sp. CC9616, the following are encoded in one genomic region:
- a CDS encoding class I SAM-dependent methyltransferase produces the protein MKTDEASSTAYTVAQGIVYSGRYSPDREHVPVQLLESSEIILESSSDGRKLLRQLRNPAVRLLLKLFERLTLPGMSFHYVLRKTYIEYSVRQAIASGVKQVIILGAGFDMLAYMLSKEFKEVEFLEIDHPATSKDKQNALDPQVIERPNLHFSAVDFSQQSLSEALSSNSNFDSGLSSVFVCEGVLMYLSENDVSNLLVSIRESAVGDCRFVFTSLEPLQSPQNDCGLILRLYLRAKSESLAWFCPQSSISLVLEKHGLRMDESANDGQIASQLMPNLRRKRFHKGEYVVNASKQESQNNLS, from the coding sequence ATGAAAACTGATGAGGCCAGCTCCACGGCGTACACAGTTGCACAAGGAATTGTCTATAGCGGTCGCTACTCTCCAGACCGGGAACATGTTCCAGTTCAGTTGCTTGAGAGTAGCGAGATTATTCTAGAGTCCTCGTCCGATGGTCGAAAACTACTAAGGCAGTTGCGCAATCCTGCTGTAAGGCTGCTGTTGAAATTGTTCGAACGTCTAACACTACCAGGGATGTCATTTCACTATGTACTTAGGAAGACATATATTGAGTACTCTGTTCGACAGGCAATTGCTTCTGGTGTCAAGCAAGTTATTATTTTGGGAGCTGGATTTGACATGCTTGCATACATGTTGTCAAAGGAGTTTAAGGAGGTTGAGTTTTTAGAGATTGATCATCCTGCCACGAGTAAAGATAAACAGAATGCCCTTGACCCTCAAGTCATTGAGCGCCCTAATCTTCATTTTAGTGCTGTTGATTTTTCTCAGCAGAGTCTGAGTGAGGCTTTGTCGTCCAATTCAAATTTTGATTCGGGTCTGAGCTCTGTCTTTGTCTGCGAAGGGGTTCTGATGTATTTAAGTGAGAATGATGTGAGTAATCTTCTCGTTTCTATTCGTGAATCGGCTGTTGGCGATTGCCGATTTGTATTCACCTCCCTCGAACCCTTGCAGTCACCACAAAATGATTGTGGATTGATTTTAAGGCTTTACCTGCGAGCAAAAAGTGAATCACTCGCATGGTTTTGTCCGCAAAGTTCTATTTCCTTAGTTCTTGAAAAACATGGACTTCGCATGGATGAGAGTGCCAATGATGGGCAGATTGCGTCTCAGTTAATGCCTAATCTCAGGCGTAAACGTTTTCATAAAGGTGAATATGTTGTGAACGCTTCGAAGCAAGAATCTCAGAATAATCTCTCATGA
- a CDS encoding pitrilysin family protein: MTAPKLLLEPLRTPDVMAAKLWLPGGSSQDPPGQRGAHQLLGSVMSRGCGPLDHLDLADLVEGRGAGLRCEAHEDGLLISLRCTSGDAADLMPLLAWMVIDPHLKPDQVMLERSLSLQALQRQREDPFQIAFDGWRQLVYGDHGYGHDPLGLADDLAGLDSAQLRPLSQWVRTTPATLAIAGVWPTELEQNIDSWPGFRDWPLQDDQPASRLSGTSQTSQPNGSSGVTVCSQPAETEQVVVMLGQASLPHGHPDDLALRLLRCHLGMGMSSLLFRRLREEHGVAYDVGLHHPNRRGESPFVMHASTGADRADLTLELLTESWWELGSSALSDDDLDLARSKFRGQMAHARQTSAQRAERRVVLHGLGLPDEHDQQCLERLGDLSLADLQRVAATHLTEPRLSLCGPASTLAELDQHWRSP; encoded by the coding sequence ATGACGGCACCGAAGCTGCTGCTGGAACCATTGCGCACCCCTGATGTGATGGCAGCCAAGCTCTGGCTTCCGGGTGGAAGCAGCCAGGACCCACCTGGTCAGCGGGGAGCGCACCAGCTGCTGGGATCGGTGATGAGCAGGGGCTGTGGTCCGCTCGACCATCTCGACCTGGCGGATCTGGTGGAGGGTCGCGGTGCCGGGCTGCGCTGTGAGGCCCACGAGGACGGACTGTTGATCAGTCTCCGCTGCACCAGCGGTGATGCCGCTGATCTGATGCCCCTGCTGGCCTGGATGGTGATCGATCCTCACCTCAAGCCGGATCAGGTGATGTTGGAGCGAAGCCTCAGCCTGCAGGCACTACAGCGGCAGCGAGAGGACCCCTTTCAAATCGCCTTCGATGGATGGCGACAGCTCGTGTATGGCGACCACGGCTACGGCCACGACCCCCTCGGTCTGGCGGATGATCTGGCCGGCCTCGATTCAGCACAGCTGAGGCCTCTCAGCCAGTGGGTAAGAACCACGCCAGCCACGCTCGCCATCGCTGGTGTCTGGCCAACTGAACTGGAGCAGAACATCGACAGCTGGCCGGGCTTTCGCGACTGGCCCCTTCAGGACGACCAACCAGCGTCGCGCCTGTCTGGCACATCCCAAACATCCCAGCCAAATGGGTCCAGCGGGGTTACGGTCTGCAGCCAGCCGGCTGAAACGGAGCAGGTTGTCGTGATGCTCGGCCAGGCATCACTGCCCCATGGACATCCCGACGACCTGGCACTGCGACTTCTGAGATGCCATCTGGGGATGGGCATGTCCAGCCTGTTGTTCCGACGCCTCAGAGAGGAGCACGGTGTGGCGTACGACGTCGGTCTCCATCACCCAAACCGGCGTGGCGAAAGCCCGTTCGTGATGCATGCCTCAACAGGGGCCGATCGGGCCGACCTCACGCTCGAACTGCTGACGGAGAGCTGGTGGGAACTGGGTTCATCAGCGTTGAGCGACGACGATCTCGACCTGGCGCGTTCCAAGTTCAGAGGCCAGATGGCCCATGCGCGACAAACGAGTGCACAACGGGCCGAACGGCGTGTCGTGCTTCATGGTCTCGGATTGCCGGACGAACATGATCAACAGTGCCTGGAAAGGCTGGGGGATCTCAGCTTGGCGGATCTTCAACGGGTGGCTGCAACCCATCTCACAGAGCCGCGCCTCAGCCTTTGCGGGCCCGCATCAACACTGGCCGAGCTTGATCAGCACTGGCGAAGCCCTTAA
- the devC gene encoding ABC transporter permease DevC, giving the protein MSWLFRFRQIPLSWLMLTRQPVRLLIALAGISFAGILMFMQFGFRDGLFEASVTVHRLFDADLVLISPSSVNSVQMEGFPRRRLIQTLADPRVERISPVHWGLMLWRNPETRGTRSLMALGYNPDDPVFLEPDFNDQAEALKLKGRVLFDELSRPEFGPVAQWYREGRPVQTEINGNRVRVAGLVRIGTSFGADGNLVAGTETYLDLLPNKSPGSIEVGLIRLQPDADPNQVLQSLEQVLPDDVRVLTKQQFVDFEQNHWKRGTSIGFIFTLGAAMGFIVGCVIVYQVLYSDVTDHLPEYATLMAMGYRLTHLLAVVVREGFYLAVMGYIPAYLAGEGLYWLVRDATRLPVLMDFNRALTVLVMIFSMCLVSSVLAMRKLADADPAEIF; this is encoded by the coding sequence ATGTCTTGGTTGTTTCGTTTTCGGCAGATTCCGCTGTCTTGGTTGATGCTCACCAGGCAACCTGTTCGATTGCTGATTGCTCTTGCTGGTATCAGCTTTGCTGGAATCCTGATGTTTATGCAATTTGGATTCCGGGACGGACTCTTTGAAGCCAGCGTCACAGTTCACCGACTCTTTGATGCTGATCTCGTTTTGATCAGCCCCAGTTCAGTCAACTCTGTTCAGATGGAAGGGTTTCCACGCAGACGGCTGATTCAGACCCTTGCCGATCCGAGGGTGGAGCGCATTTCTCCTGTTCACTGGGGACTCATGCTCTGGCGCAATCCAGAGACCCGTGGAACCCGTTCGCTTATGGCTCTTGGGTACAACCCCGACGATCCAGTGTTTTTGGAACCCGATTTTAATGACCAGGCCGAGGCCCTCAAGCTCAAAGGTCGCGTTTTGTTTGACGAACTGTCTCGTCCTGAATTCGGGCCGGTTGCTCAATGGTATCGCGAAGGTCGGCCGGTGCAGACGGAGATCAATGGCAACCGCGTCCGGGTTGCGGGCCTCGTTCGTATCGGAACGAGTTTCGGAGCGGATGGCAATCTTGTGGCGGGAACAGAAACCTATTTGGATCTTCTGCCCAATAAATCTCCAGGTTCAATTGAAGTTGGCTTGATCCGCCTCCAGCCTGATGCCGATCCGAATCAGGTTCTTCAGTCGCTTGAGCAAGTCCTACCAGACGATGTTCGTGTACTCACCAAACAGCAATTTGTTGATTTCGAGCAGAATCACTGGAAAAGAGGTACATCAATTGGCTTTATTTTTACCTTGGGAGCAGCGATGGGTTTTATCGTTGGATGCGTGATTGTTTATCAAGTTCTCTATTCCGATGTTACTGATCATTTGCCTGAGTACGCCACTCTGATGGCGATGGGTTATCGCTTAACCCATCTGTTGGCCGTTGTGGTTCGCGAAGGTTTCTACCTGGCTGTGATGGGTTATATCCCTGCATACCTTGCTGGTGAAGGACTCTATTGGTTGGTCCGTGATGCCACGCGTCTGCCAGTCCTCATGGATTTCAATCGGGCTCTCACAGTTCTTGTGATGATTTTCTCGATGTGTTTGGTTTCATCTGTTTTGGCGATGCGCAAGTTGGCGGATGCCGATCCCGCGGAGATTTTTTAA
- a CDS encoding type II CAAX prenyl endopeptidase Rce1 family protein, which produces MNDISHSILFEGLSEAQVASLMTISSEHAYDDPEVFIQKGEVHDFIAVLIDGNLRVFDQSENDEFVVATLTKVGDLVGGQSLLRRPASMNVEAGCKTSILVFPIDKIKTFPELYEHLLINSAVDTAKKLETTNHELIGLLKQAITASATIVLCLSGISIGMFFLSFMASIQYPTDSLWSWLFILFVIPPPLIFIASTRQPLSNFGVTLSNLNRSIQDGIFGSAALIIGLFVLIQSLKNFTQISVGDVVGYMNLASPLSYIYLIHCYLQEFFVRGAIQSSLFNVIQNSMRSTLSVVLASAIFAVLHYPLGFMPIVATFLSGLLFGYIYNRTKNLVGVTLVHYLSGKVFFGFYFAFQALQ; this is translated from the coding sequence ATGAATGACATCAGTCACTCAATTCTATTTGAAGGGCTGAGTGAGGCACAGGTTGCGAGCCTTATGACAATATCGTCCGAGCATGCATATGACGATCCTGAGGTCTTTATTCAAAAAGGGGAAGTTCATGATTTTATAGCTGTCTTGATTGATGGAAACTTGCGAGTTTTTGACCAGTCAGAGAATGACGAATTTGTTGTCGCTACATTAACAAAGGTTGGTGATTTGGTTGGCGGCCAATCGTTGCTGAGGAGACCAGCTTCGATGAATGTAGAGGCTGGTTGCAAAACTTCAATTCTGGTCTTCCCGATCGATAAAATCAAGACATTTCCTGAATTGTACGAACATCTACTGATTAACTCTGCGGTGGATACAGCAAAAAAACTTGAAACAACAAATCATGAATTAATTGGCTTGTTGAAGCAAGCGATAACTGCTTCAGCCACGATCGTTCTCTGCCTTTCTGGAATCAGTATTGGAATGTTTTTTCTGTCGTTTATGGCATCCATTCAATATCCGACAGATTCTTTGTGGAGCTGGTTGTTTATCCTATTTGTTATACCACCACCACTAATTTTTATTGCATCTACTCGGCAGCCGTTGTCTAATTTTGGGGTGACACTCTCGAATTTAAATCGAAGCATACAGGACGGTATTTTTGGCAGTGCTGCTTTGATCATTGGTCTTTTTGTTTTGATTCAAAGCCTGAAAAATTTTACTCAAATATCAGTTGGCGATGTTGTTGGCTATATGAATCTTGCGTCACCTCTAAGCTACATTTATTTGATCCATTGTTATTTGCAAGAATTTTTTGTACGTGGAGCGATTCAAAGCTCCCTTTTTAATGTTATTCAGAATTCTATGCGATCGACGCTTTCAGTGGTCTTGGCTTCGGCTATTTTTGCCGTATTGCACTACCCGCTCGGTTTTATGCCCATCGTTGCAACATTTTTGAGTGGGCTGCTATTTGGATACATTTATAATCGCACAAAAAATCTTGTTGGCGTGACACTTGTTCATTATTTGTCTGGGAAAGTATTTTTTGGTTTTTACTTCGCTTTTCAAGCATTGCAATGA
- a CDS encoding glycosyltransferase family 2 protein, producing the protein MFVSVVIPTYNRRPILEKCLDALEHQHLSGALDQYEVVLVDDGSTDGTPAWLRQEQARFSHVRLIEQEHGGPAAGRNRGVSHARGDVIVFIDSDLVVTASFLACHAKALQRHWDTTGNRLAFTYGAVVNTANFDHPTTERHKLRDLSWAYFATGNVAIDRGVLEASGLFDQGFQLYGWEDLELGERLRRMDVRLIQCPEAVGYHWHPALSLDQIPRLIEVEGERARMGLVFYRKHPTRRVRFIIQYTWLHRILWELLTLGGLLNERSLRPLLRWLIRRGYSGTAMELLRLPLNRIGVRALFREASAAGVPCPLI; encoded by the coding sequence ATGTTTGTCAGTGTCGTGATACCGACTTACAACCGCAGGCCGATCCTTGAAAAGTGCCTTGATGCTCTCGAGCATCAGCATCTCAGCGGTGCCCTCGATCAGTACGAGGTGGTGCTGGTGGATGACGGATCCACCGACGGCACTCCTGCTTGGTTGCGTCAGGAACAGGCTCGCTTTTCCCATGTGCGACTGATCGAACAGGAGCATGGGGGGCCTGCGGCCGGACGCAATCGCGGTGTGAGCCATGCCAGGGGCGATGTCATTGTCTTCATCGACAGCGATTTGGTGGTCACAGCGTCTTTTCTCGCTTGCCACGCCAAGGCCCTTCAGCGTCACTGGGACACAACAGGCAATCGTCTGGCGTTTACCTACGGCGCCGTTGTGAATACGGCGAATTTCGATCACCCCACCACGGAGCGTCACAAGCTGCGTGATCTCTCATGGGCCTATTTCGCCACCGGCAATGTGGCGATCGACCGAGGCGTTCTTGAGGCATCAGGCCTGTTTGATCAAGGCTTTCAGCTGTATGGCTGGGAGGATCTGGAACTTGGCGAGAGGCTGCGTCGCATGGACGTCAGGCTGATCCAGTGTCCCGAGGCCGTCGGCTATCACTGGCATCCTGCCCTCAGCCTCGACCAGATTCCCCGCTTGATTGAGGTGGAAGGTGAGCGTGCCCGCATGGGTCTGGTTTTCTACCGCAAGCACCCGACACGTCGGGTGCGTTTCATCATTCAGTACACCTGGCTCCATCGCATCCTCTGGGAGCTTCTGACCCTTGGTGGTCTGCTCAATGAGCGCAGCCTCCGCCCGTTGTTGCGCTGGTTGATTCGTCGGGGCTATTCAGGCACCGCCATGGAGCTGTTGCGGCTGCCCCTGAATCGCATCGGCGTTCGTGCTCTCTTCCGCGAAGCCAGTGCTGCCGGGGTCCCATGCCCCTTGATTTGA
- a CDS encoding cyclic nucleotide-binding domain-containing protein translates to MSITIKLAETPAERNACLRLRHKVFVEADARFEPRPDRCLIDRFDCCETSVLMVALSGDNVVGTARLNRDDATIGFPADDYFDFRPLLPAGAITASLSQLAVDPDTRGNLKILNGMMMLTYYWAHRNGITHCVAPFNPALKRLMARIGFESIGDVTQSSHYNLAIQPMMICMEDIRGSFIDFVARQKIVGFMEPYLREYFDEGEVILEQGAPGDCAYFIVNGNAKVTVSNDNGSLEDQVVASLKKGDLFGELSLLLNVPRSANVIASTDLEVMILSRRQFLECIENDSKNALFTLEMLASRLAAATASMGS, encoded by the coding sequence ATGAGCATCACGATTAAGCTTGCTGAAACTCCAGCAGAGAGAAATGCGTGCTTAAGGTTGCGCCATAAAGTGTTTGTTGAAGCTGATGCTCGCTTTGAGCCCAGACCAGACCGTTGCTTGATTGATCGCTTCGATTGCTGTGAAACATCAGTCTTGATGGTGGCCCTCAGTGGTGACAATGTTGTCGGCACTGCACGGCTGAATCGCGATGATGCGACGATCGGGTTCCCAGCGGATGATTATTTTGACTTCCGTCCCCTGCTGCCTGCTGGTGCGATCACTGCTTCGCTGAGTCAGCTGGCAGTGGATCCAGACACCCGCGGTAATTTAAAAATATTAAATGGCATGATGATGCTGACATATTACTGGGCCCATCGAAATGGCATCACTCATTGCGTAGCTCCTTTTAATCCTGCGTTGAAGCGTTTGATGGCGAGAATAGGTTTTGAAAGTATCGGTGATGTCACTCAATCGTCCCACTATAATCTTGCGATACAACCAATGATGATCTGCATGGAAGATATCCGTGGCAGCTTTATTGATTTTGTAGCAAGGCAGAAAATAGTTGGTTTTATGGAACCATATCTGCGTGAGTATTTCGATGAAGGTGAGGTTATTCTTGAGCAAGGTGCTCCGGGAGATTGTGCGTATTTTATTGTAAATGGTAATGCTAAAGTTACAGTCTCAAATGATAATGGTTCTCTTGAAGATCAGGTCGTTGCTTCTCTTAAGAAGGGCGATTTGTTTGGAGAGCTGTCGTTGCTCTTGAACGTTCCACGATCGGCAAATGTGATTGCTTCAACGGATTTGGAAGTGATGATTCTAAGTCGGCGTCAGTTTTTAGAATGCATTGAAAATGATTCAAAAAATGCACTCTTTACGCTCGAAATGCTTGCCTCTCGGTTGGCTGCGGCGACAGCTTCAATGGGGTCTTAA
- a CDS encoding phycocyanobilin:ferredoxin oxidoreductase: protein MTDGSEGLHPLVHSLADCIRTSWRNLPDLQPLAVDPELESISGLLDGEQLFIRNELRRCRGLRKLHLEIARLGVGLQILHCVWFPDPRFDLPIFGADVVAGPAGISAAIVDLSPVGEALPDMLASSLSGLNRPRFRQERALPGWGTIFSPHVCFIRPDGADEERFFQCLVKDYLDVLSSAVVQAEGEQANSLETLKRYQGQLNYCIQQKRNDKTRRVLEKAFNVKWAERYITELLFDEPSHPDPSIA, encoded by the coding sequence ATGACGGACGGATCCGAGGGACTGCATCCGCTGGTTCACTCCCTGGCGGACTGCATCCGAACCAGCTGGAGGAACCTCCCCGATCTACAGCCGCTGGCGGTGGATCCAGAACTTGAATCCATCAGCGGTCTGCTCGATGGCGAACAGCTGTTCATACGGAATGAACTTCGTCGATGCCGCGGTCTACGCAAGTTGCACCTGGAGATTGCCAGGCTGGGTGTCGGTCTGCAGATTCTTCACTGCGTCTGGTTTCCAGACCCTCGCTTCGATCTCCCCATCTTCGGGGCAGATGTGGTCGCTGGACCGGCAGGTATCTCTGCAGCAATTGTCGATCTTTCACCAGTCGGCGAGGCCCTTCCCGACATGCTCGCGTCGTCCCTGTCAGGATTGAACCGTCCCCGCTTTCGTCAGGAGAGGGCGTTACCAGGGTGGGGGACGATCTTCTCCCCCCATGTGTGTTTCATTCGGCCGGACGGTGCTGACGAGGAGCGCTTCTTTCAATGTCTGGTGAAGGATTATCTCGACGTGCTGTCTTCTGCCGTTGTTCAGGCGGAAGGTGAACAAGCAAATTCATTGGAAACGCTAAAGCGATATCAAGGTCAACTGAATTACTGCATCCAGCAGAAAAGAAACGATAAAACTCGACGTGTGCTTGAGAAAGCATTCAATGTCAAATGGGCTGAGCGTTACATCACCGAATTGTTGTTTGACGAACCATCGCATCCAGACCCATCCATTGCCTGA
- a CDS encoding ATP-binding cassette domain-containing protein, protein MAADAVNINSLIHAYGRGSMRREVLRNISLTIAAGEVVTLTGPSGCGKTTLLTLIGALRQVEEGSVTVLGEQLNGAGRSRRQQLRRHIGMIFQGHNLLKCLTAEENVQMGADLLPNTSFRARRDRARYWLRAVGLEGHESKRIDQLSGGQRQRVAIARALAPEPKLLLADEPTASLDSVSGRAVVELLHQLAREQSSAVLMVTHDPRILDVADRLLRMEDGLLQPAVE, encoded by the coding sequence ATGGCTGCTGATGCTGTCAATATCAATTCCCTCATTCATGCCTACGGGCGTGGTTCGATGCGCCGTGAAGTGCTTCGAAACATTTCACTCACCATCGCAGCGGGCGAGGTGGTCACGCTTACGGGTCCATCGGGTTGCGGCAAAACAACTCTTCTGACCCTGATCGGTGCGCTTCGGCAGGTGGAAGAAGGTTCAGTCACCGTTCTCGGTGAACAGCTCAATGGTGCCGGTCGCAGTCGTCGTCAGCAGCTCCGGCGCCACATCGGGATGATCTTTCAGGGACACAACCTTCTCAAGTGCCTCACGGCCGAGGAGAACGTTCAGATGGGTGCTGATCTGCTCCCCAACACCTCCTTCCGTGCCCGCCGGGACAGGGCCCGATATTGGTTACGGGCTGTGGGATTGGAAGGTCACGAGAGCAAACGCATCGACCAGCTCTCAGGAGGTCAGAGGCAGCGCGTTGCTATCGCTCGCGCCTTGGCCCCTGAGCCGAAGCTTCTGCTCGCCGATGAACCAACAGCGTCTCTGGACAGCGTCAGCGGCCGGGCTGTGGTTGAGCTGCTGCATCAGCTGGCCCGTGAGCAATCCAGTGCTGTTCTGATGGTCACCCACGACCCGCGCATCCTTGATGTGGCCGACCGCCTTCTGCGTATGGAGGATGGCCTCCTCCAGCCAGCTGTTGAGTAA
- a CDS encoding biotin transporter BioY — translation MRALATWSGALAGLLLILIGGLLPAAIMVPLPPHLISLPATWQVPALLLCALVCGPRAGVIASVAYLSLGLMDLQVFHGGGGVNYLADPGFGYLAGFVPAAWLTGRLSQQPGMGDLPAQTGAALAGLLSLQICGLLNLGVGQLFGRWSMPLHQLVMQYSLGPLPAQVLLCITIGLLAVLIRRLLLIEG, via the coding sequence GTGCGGGCTCTCGCCACCTGGAGCGGTGCACTGGCTGGGTTGCTGCTGATCCTGATCGGAGGCCTGCTGCCTGCCGCCATCATGGTGCCCCTGCCTCCCCATCTCATTTCGCTGCCAGCCACCTGGCAGGTCCCTGCGCTGTTGCTCTGCGCCCTGGTCTGCGGCCCTCGGGCAGGTGTGATTGCTTCGGTGGCCTATCTCAGCCTTGGGCTGATGGACCTTCAGGTTTTTCATGGAGGCGGAGGCGTCAACTACCTGGCGGACCCAGGATTTGGCTATCTAGCAGGATTCGTTCCTGCGGCTTGGCTGACGGGTCGTCTCAGTCAACAACCCGGCATGGGAGATCTCCCTGCCCAGACCGGTGCTGCCCTCGCCGGACTGCTCAGCCTGCAAATCTGCGGATTGCTGAATCTCGGCGTCGGGCAACTCTTCGGTCGGTGGAGCATGCCTCTTCACCAACTCGTCATGCAGTACTCGCTGGGGCCTTTGCCAGCCCAGGTGCTGCTCTGCATCACGATTGGACTGCTGGCTGTCCTGATCCGTCGTCTCCTGCTAATCGAAGGATGA
- a CDS encoding pitrilysin family protein encodes MPDAPLTCLDLWCQAGSSAEQCQEEGMAHFLEHMVFKGSQELPAGAFDRQIEALGGSSNAATGFDDVHFHVMIPPEQAPRALQLLLELVLHPALTTDDFGLEREVVLEEIAQYADQPDERVIQNLLSRGCPDHAYGRPILGAADQLLAMTPEAMKSFHRRRYRGHHCCLAVAGPIQASLRRSIVESALADLPATGEITTTTALNHRSGRHEIRVPRLESARYLMLWPMAAAKQLSMVMGADLLTSLLGEGRRSRMVERLREQLKIAETVDMDLTALEQGSLVTLEVCCMENQLPAVEEAVNEQLRRLESDPVEPWELERALRLVGNSLRFALESTGQVAAMAASQTLWGRQQSLLKPLQQLERWTADELRREMFPRLQPEKACTLIARPGSKQE; translated from the coding sequence ATGCCGGATGCACCGCTGACGTGTCTTGATCTCTGGTGTCAGGCGGGAAGCAGTGCGGAACAGTGCCAGGAGGAAGGGATGGCCCACTTCCTTGAGCACATGGTGTTCAAAGGAAGCCAGGAGCTGCCGGCAGGGGCCTTTGACCGCCAGATCGAAGCGCTTGGCGGCAGCAGCAATGCCGCCACCGGATTCGATGACGTGCACTTTCACGTGATGATCCCGCCGGAGCAGGCGCCACGTGCTCTTCAGCTGCTGCTGGAGTTGGTGCTGCATCCCGCTCTGACCACCGACGATTTCGGACTCGAACGCGAGGTGGTCCTTGAGGAGATCGCCCAGTACGCCGATCAGCCCGATGAACGGGTGATTCAGAACTTGCTTTCGAGAGGATGTCCAGACCATGCCTATGGACGACCAATCCTTGGTGCAGCAGACCAGCTGCTGGCGATGACGCCGGAGGCCATGAAGAGCTTCCACCGCCGTCGCTATCGGGGCCATCACTGCTGCCTGGCCGTTGCAGGACCGATCCAGGCGTCACTTCGGCGAAGCATCGTGGAGTCTGCACTCGCGGATCTGCCAGCAACCGGCGAGATCACGACCACAACAGCTCTCAACCATCGCAGCGGACGTCATGAGATCAGGGTTCCAAGACTGGAATCCGCCCGATACCTGATGCTCTGGCCGATGGCTGCGGCCAAACAGCTCTCCATGGTGATGGGGGCTGACCTCCTCACCAGCCTGCTGGGGGAGGGGCGACGCAGCCGGATGGTGGAAAGGCTCCGCGAGCAACTGAAGATTGCCGAAACCGTCGACATGGACCTGACGGCTCTGGAGCAAGGAAGCCTCGTGACGCTTGAGGTGTGTTGTATGGAGAACCAGTTACCTGCTGTGGAGGAGGCCGTGAACGAGCAGCTGCGCAGGCTGGAAAGCGATCCCGTTGAGCCCTGGGAACTGGAAAGAGCTCTTCGATTGGTGGGCAACAGCCTCAGGTTCGCTCTGGAGTCCACTGGGCAGGTGGCGGCAATGGCCGCCAGTCAGACCTTGTGGGGACGCCAGCAGTCGTTGTTGAAGCCCTTGCAGCAACTTGAGCGCTGGACGGCGGACGAGCTGCGGCGAGAGATGTTTCCCAGGCTTCAGCCGGAGAAAGCCTGCACCCTGATCGCCCGACCCGGAAGCAAGCAGGAATGA
- a CDS encoding DUF3148 domain-containing protein: MAAIGDKLRLIEPQAYLKTADPMPMLRPPDLISPGEIGEVVALHPMDVVAIRFRRGTFLIAVNRLGPVVQADSV, from the coding sequence ATGGCGGCAATTGGCGACAAGCTGCGACTGATTGAGCCGCAGGCATATCTGAAGACGGCGGATCCGATGCCAATGCTGCGTCCGCCGGACCTGATCAGTCCGGGTGAGATTGGCGAGGTCGTCGCCCTTCATCCCATGGATGTGGTGGCGATTCGATTCAGACGCGGAACCTTTCTGATCGCTGTTAATCGTCTCGGGCCAGTGGTTCAGGCCGACTCCGTTTAA
- a CDS encoding efflux RND transporter periplasmic adaptor subunit encodes MAAAGLGFWQFRQTAETSQSDASERAAPLLSESVAALGTLEPQGDVLRLAAPTVGVLGAPRISKLFVIEGDLITKDQVLAEFDNRQGVLADIEEIDARLVSLDAQITLQEQELARYANPSSAGALSLEKVEDERIILIRLKSDRLETLAQRQGLKVELAKTILRSPIDGLVLSIHARVGERPTNDGVMEVGDSNNMQARIEVYESDISKLKEGQIVTMVSENGGFDGDLQGKVILISPLVQQREVLSTDPTADADARIVEVLVSLDSADASRVSQLSGLKVVARFTP; translated from the coding sequence TTGGCAGCAGCCGGCCTTGGATTTTGGCAGTTTCGTCAAACGGCAGAGACCTCTCAGTCTGATGCCAGTGAACGTGCCGCCCCCCTTTTGTCAGAGTCGGTCGCAGCACTTGGCACCCTTGAACCACAAGGTGATGTCTTGCGGCTGGCGGCACCAACGGTGGGGGTTCTGGGAGCACCCCGCATCTCCAAGCTGTTTGTGATTGAGGGTGATCTAATCACAAAGGATCAAGTCCTTGCAGAGTTTGATAACCGCCAAGGTGTATTGGCTGATATCGAAGAAATTGATGCGCGCTTGGTCAGTCTCGATGCACAGATCACTCTTCAGGAGCAGGAACTAGCGCGTTATGCCAACCCCAGTTCCGCTGGAGCGTTGTCCCTTGAAAAAGTTGAGGATGAACGCATTATTTTGATTCGATTGAAGTCTGATCGTCTTGAGACATTGGCACAGCGCCAGGGATTGAAGGTGGAGCTGGCCAAGACCATTCTTCGTTCACCCATCGATGGACTGGTTCTAAGCATCCATGCCCGTGTTGGGGAGCGGCCAACCAATGACGGAGTGATGGAGGTTGGTGACAGCAACAACATGCAGGCACGAATCGAAGTGTATGAATCAGATATTAGTAAATTAAAAGAGGGTCAGATTGTTACTATGGTTAGTGAAAATGGTGGCTTTGATGGCGATCTTCAAGGGAAGGTCATTCTGATCAGCCCCCTTGTGCAACAGCGTGAGGTGTTGTCCACAGATCCAACCGCTGATGCTGATGCGAGAATTGTCGAAGTGCTGGTTTCGTTGGACTCTGCTGATGCGAGTCGAGTGAGTCAACTTTCTGGCTTGAAAGTCGTGGCCCGTTTTACCCCTTAG